The following coding sequences are from one Geodermatophilus normandii window:
- a CDS encoding sigma-70 family RNA polymerase sigma factor codes for MDELARVAAAAVDGDPLAAATLVRATQPDVWRLCAALGSHESADDLTQETYARAFASLHRFEGRSSLRTWLLAIARRVCADAVRSRRRRRLTLVRDDADLEALTRADDADRVGEGAAVTDLLGRLDPDRREAFALTQLLGLSYAEAAEVAGCPVGTIRSRVARARADLVEALGGDAREGAGTARG; via the coding sequence GTGGACGAGCTGGCGCGGGTCGCGGCGGCCGCCGTCGACGGTGACCCCCTCGCCGCCGCGACCCTCGTGCGGGCCACCCAGCCCGACGTCTGGCGGCTGTGCGCGGCGCTCGGGAGCCACGAGTCCGCCGACGACCTGACCCAGGAGACCTACGCCCGCGCGTTCGCCTCCCTGCACCGCTTCGAGGGCCGTTCGTCGCTGCGGACGTGGCTGCTGGCCATCGCCCGCCGTGTCTGCGCCGACGCCGTCCGCTCCCGGCGCCGCCGGCGGCTGACCCTCGTCCGCGACGACGCCGACCTGGAGGCCCTCACCCGAGCCGACGACGCCGACCGGGTGGGGGAGGGTGCCGCCGTCACCGACCTGCTGGGCCGGCTGGACCCCGACCGCCGCGAGGCCTTCGCGCTCACCCAGCTGCTGGGGCTGTCCTACGCCGAGGCCGCCGAGGTGGCCGGGTGCCCCGTCGGGACGATCCGCTCGCGGGTGGCGCGGGCGCGGGCGGACCTGGTCGAGGCGCTCGGCGGGGACGCCCGGGAGGGGGCCGGTACGGCGCGCGGGTGA
- a CDS encoding DUF47 domain-containing protein, which produces MPFSLTPKDQSFYTLFSASAQNLVEATDVLGEFIHDHARRAELADRLRDLEHTGDQSTHAIFRQLNSSFVTPFDREDIYSLASHLDDVMDFVEAAADLVVLTGLGTLPAEMSQQTALLQRAAETTAEAMPRLQTMKGLPDYWIEVNRIENEADKLYRRLLSRLYSGEFEALEVLRLKEVADQLEEAADAFEKVANVVESIAVKES; this is translated from the coding sequence GTGCCCTTCAGTCTCACGCCCAAGGACCAGAGCTTCTACACGCTGTTCAGCGCCTCGGCGCAGAACCTCGTCGAGGCCACCGACGTCCTGGGCGAGTTCATCCACGACCACGCCCGCCGCGCCGAGCTCGCCGACCGGCTCCGTGACCTCGAGCACACCGGGGACCAGTCGACGCACGCGATCTTCCGGCAGCTGAACTCCAGCTTCGTGACGCCGTTCGACCGCGAGGACATCTACAGCCTGGCCAGCCACCTCGACGACGTCATGGACTTCGTCGAGGCCGCCGCCGACCTCGTCGTCCTCACCGGGCTGGGCACCCTGCCCGCGGAGATGAGCCAGCAGACCGCGCTGCTGCAGCGCGCCGCCGAGACCACCGCCGAGGCGATGCCGCGGCTGCAGACGATGAAGGGCCTCCCCGACTACTGGATCGAGGTCAACCGCATCGAGAACGAGGCCGACAAGCTCTACCGGCGGCTGCTCTCCCGGCTCTACAGCGGCGAGTTCGAGGCCCTCGAGGTGTTGCGGCTCAAGGAGGTGGCCGACCAGCTCGAGGAGGCCGCCGACGCCTTCGAGAAGGTGGCCAACGTCGTCGAGTCCATCGCGGTCAAGGAGTCCTGA